In Rhodamnia argentea isolate NSW1041297 chromosome 11, ASM2092103v1, whole genome shotgun sequence, one genomic interval encodes:
- the LOC115753417 gene encoding putative ribosomal RNA-processing protein 7 homolog B, translated as MEYYQKRPGIEVLLQRIDDFITTHEATLEQERREREARVAEGGWTVVTHHKGRKKTTDSESGIVVGSVSQAALEDKLAKKKRKEVGSDFYRFQRREAQRSEIMMLQSKFEQDRKRIQQLRAAWKFRPY; from the exons ATGGAATACTATCAGAAAAGACCGGGAATAGAGGTATTGCTACAAAGAATTGATGATTTTATAACCACTCATGAGGCGACACTGGAACAG gaaagaagagaaagagaagcccGTGTTGCAGAGGGAGGATGGACTGTGGTAACCCATCacaaaggaaggaagaagaccaCAGATAGTGAAAGTGGAATTGTTGTTGGCTCTGTTTCCCAGGCTGCTTTGGAGGACAAGCTGGCTAAGAAGAAGCGCAAGGAAGTTGGATCGGATTTCTACCGATTTCAGAGAAGAGAAGCGCAGAGGAGTG AGATAATGATGTTGCAGAGTAAATTCGAGCAAGATAGAAAGCGAATACAACAGTTGAGAGCTGCCTGGAAGTTCCGACCTTACTGA
- the LOC115753418 gene encoding stress-induced protein KIN2 has product MADNSHNMTFQAGAAKGQAQEKGNQMMDSVANAAQSAKDSMQQAGQQMMAKAQGAADAVKNATGMNK; this is encoded by the exons ATGGCAGACAATTCTCACAACATGACCTTCCAAGCTGGTGCGGCCAAGGGCCAAGCTCAG GAAAAGGGGAACCAAATGATGGACTCAGTCGCTAATGCTGCTCAATCAGCTAAGGACTCAATGCAACag GCTGGTCAGCAGATGATGGCTAAGGCACAGGGTGCTGCAGATGCAGTCAAGAATGCGACTGGCATGAACAAATGA